A stretch of the Alosa alosa isolate M-15738 ecotype Scorff River chromosome 16, AALO_Geno_1.1, whole genome shotgun sequence genome encodes the following:
- the anxa13 gene encoding annexin A13 isoform X1: MGNCQPTIVPYEDFDVVADIKAIRKACKGLGTDEQAIIDILANRSAEQRMEIKQAYFDKYDDVSQQRELIEVLKSELSGSFENAIIAMLDPAHIYAVKELRRAMKGAGTDEDVLVEILCTATNQDIAMFKETYFQVHERDLEADIEGDTSGDVRRLLTLLLQGTRDEGYDVDEALAEQDAASLFEAGEGRFGTDESTFSYILATRNYIQLQATFKAYEQLSGTEILDVIENETSGTLKKCYIGLVRCAKNPQLYFARRLNAAMKGAGTDEDTLIRLIVCRSEIDLETIKDMYLEKYDVSLKDAIKSECGGDFKRLLLAICH; this comes from the exons ATGGGAAACTGCCAA CCCACAATTGTTCCTTATGAGGACTTCGATGTCGTCGCTGACATCAAGGCAATCCGCAAGGCCTGCAAGGGTCTGG GGACTGATGAGCAGGCCATCATTGACATCCTAGCCAACCGCTCTGCCGAGCAGAGGATGGAAATCAAACAGGCCTACTTTGACAAGTATGACGATGTGAGTCAGCAGAGG GAGCTGATTGAGGTGTTGAAGAGCGAACTGTCTGGAAGCTTTGAGAACGCAATCATCGCCATGCTGGACCCTGCTCACATCTACGCCGTCAAGGAGCTGCGGCGGGCCATGAAGGGTGCGGGGACTGACGAGGACGTGCTGGTGGAGATCCTGTGCACCGCCACCAATCAG GACATTGCTATGTTCAAGGAGACTTATTTTCAAG TCCACGAGAGGGACCTGGAGGCTGACATCGAGGGGGACACGAGTGGCGATGTGAGGAGGCTGCTGACTCTTCTCCTGCAG GGGACTAGAGATGAGGGGTATGATGTGGATGAGGCCTTGGCCGAGCAGGACGCCGCCTCCCTGTTTGAG GCAGGAGAAGGCCGTTTTGGGACAGACGAGTCTACATTCAGCTACATCCTGGCTACCAGGAACTACATTCAACTACAGGCTACATTCAAGGCCTATGAGcag CTGTCGGGAACAGAGATATTGGACGTCATTGAGAATGAGACCTCAGGCACCCTGAAAAAATGCTACATCGGTCTCG TGAGGTGTGCCAAGAACCCTCAGTTGTACTTTGCCCGTCGTCTGAACGCAGCCATGAAGGGTGCTGGCACAGATGAAGACACTCTCATCCGCCTCATTGTGTGTCGGTCCGAG ATTGACCTGGAGACCATCAAGGACATGTACCTGGAGAAGTATGACGTGTCCCTGAAGGACGCGATCAAATCCGAGTGCGGCGGTGACTTCAAGCGCCTCTTGCTGGCTATCTGCCACTAA
- the LOC125309152 gene encoding uncharacterized protein LOC125309152, whose translation MTSGDDDIIMIWNGFPLLAVSARLVIRLQITPPEVRTLNACGATMESLGNGSLTPSELQCLPEKYVGRRSVEVTKVVQELYGPPDESREWSSDVLTTGRSPGCTKHTECVLNNISLDSKYGLEDSVHQLTEEITFPECIEPDTTMETKMCEPHKETKQPRHAGGSRVSTLQITTLGDKASRGSLSKNKADGYEAAFLRNKIRGAGKMSGSSAISSPTESLEDLLYRKTKRVFDYSVKDMRGQRSAQCIPLEFVRMPPMIQSSSGAPSVTYSKRTEHTLMQSRVVRRKEDNQHSLQVKVNKAWMEPEKSSYNSRVTTQRADTASGPQPVRKSSDIIRKEKKGVYYTELSRQVQERSQLMERERRKNADAEQVHNETMQFGIWGKLGGGAPNPTTVRRTKFSSTGLRSQDQVPYQGFAGIPFHLRF comes from the exons ATGACGTCCGGCGACGATGACATCATAATGATTTGGAATGGATTTCCACTTCTTGCTGTCTCTGCCCGACTGGTGATTCGGCTTCAGATTACGCCTCCTGAGGTGAG AACTCTAAACGCTTGTGGAGCCACAATGGAGTCCCTAGGAAATGGATCATTGACTCCATCTGAACTGCAGTGCCTACCTgaaaaatatgtg GGCAGGCGGAGTGTGGAGGTCACAAAGGTGGTGCAGGAATTATATGGTCCCCCAGATGAGAGCAGAGAATGGAGCAGTGACGTGCTCACCACTGGCCGCAGTCCTGGATGcaccaaacacactgaatgtgtCCTGAACAA TATATCTCTAGACAGTAAATATGGCTTGGAGGATTCAGTACACCAACTCACAGAAG AGATTACATTTCCTGAGTGTATTGAGCCGGACACCACCATGGAAACAAAG ATGTGTGAGCCACACAAGGAAACCAAGCAACCAAGACATGCTGGAG GATCAAGGGTGTCGACGCTGCAGATTACGACGTTGGGAGATAAAGCCAGCAGAGGG tcTCTCTCCAAAAACAAGGCTGATGGTTATGAGGCAGCGTTTCTTCGCAATAAGA TAAGGGGAGCTGGAAAGATGTCAGGTTCCTCTGCAATAAGCTCACCTACGGAAAGCCTGGAGGACCTACTATACCGCAAAACGAAACGTGTTTTTGATTACTCAGTGAAAGACATGAGAGGGCAACGGTCAG CTCAATGTATTCCACTGGAATTCGTGAGAATGCCCCCTATGATCCAAAGTAGTTCAGGAGCTCCCTCTGTCACATACTCCAAG AGAACTGAACATACTCTAATGCAGTCAAGAGTGGTCAGGAGAAAGGaag ACAACCAGCATTCACTGCAGGTTAAAGTCAACAAAGCATGGATGGAGCCAGAGAAGAGTAGTTATAATTCAAGAGTTACCACACAG AGAGCAGACACTGCCAGTGGTCCACAGCCAGTCAGGAAGAGTTCAGATATAATCAGAAAG GAAAAGAAGGGTGTTTACTACACTGAGCTGAGCCGACAGGTGCAGGAGAGAAGCCagctgatggagagagagagaaggaagaacgCAGATGCTGAGCAAGTG CACAATGAGACCATGCAGTTTGGGATATGGGGCAAGCTAGGCGGTGGAGCCCCCAACCCCACCACTGTGAGAAGGACCAAGTTCAGTTCCACAGGGCTCAGGTCCCAGGACCAG GTTCCCTACCAAGGCTTTGCTGGCATTCCATTCCATCTGCGATTCTAA
- the anxa13 gene encoding annexin A13 isoform X2: MGNCQPTIVPYEDFDVVADIKAIRKACKGLGTDEQAIIDILANRSAEQRMEIKQAYFDKYDDELIEVLKSELSGSFENAIIAMLDPAHIYAVKELRRAMKGAGTDEDVLVEILCTATNQDIAMFKETYFQVHERDLEADIEGDTSGDVRRLLTLLLQGTRDEGYDVDEALAEQDAASLFEAGEGRFGTDESTFSYILATRNYIQLQATFKAYEQLSGTEILDVIENETSGTLKKCYIGLVRCAKNPQLYFARRLNAAMKGAGTDEDTLIRLIVCRSEIDLETIKDMYLEKYDVSLKDAIKSECGGDFKRLLLAICH; the protein is encoded by the exons ATGGGAAACTGCCAA CCCACAATTGTTCCTTATGAGGACTTCGATGTCGTCGCTGACATCAAGGCAATCCGCAAGGCCTGCAAGGGTCTGG GGACTGATGAGCAGGCCATCATTGACATCCTAGCCAACCGCTCTGCCGAGCAGAGGATGGAAATCAAACAGGCCTACTTTGACAAGTATGACGAT GAGCTGATTGAGGTGTTGAAGAGCGAACTGTCTGGAAGCTTTGAGAACGCAATCATCGCCATGCTGGACCCTGCTCACATCTACGCCGTCAAGGAGCTGCGGCGGGCCATGAAGGGTGCGGGGACTGACGAGGACGTGCTGGTGGAGATCCTGTGCACCGCCACCAATCAG GACATTGCTATGTTCAAGGAGACTTATTTTCAAG TCCACGAGAGGGACCTGGAGGCTGACATCGAGGGGGACACGAGTGGCGATGTGAGGAGGCTGCTGACTCTTCTCCTGCAG GGGACTAGAGATGAGGGGTATGATGTGGATGAGGCCTTGGCCGAGCAGGACGCCGCCTCCCTGTTTGAG GCAGGAGAAGGCCGTTTTGGGACAGACGAGTCTACATTCAGCTACATCCTGGCTACCAGGAACTACATTCAACTACAGGCTACATTCAAGGCCTATGAGcag CTGTCGGGAACAGAGATATTGGACGTCATTGAGAATGAGACCTCAGGCACCCTGAAAAAATGCTACATCGGTCTCG TGAGGTGTGCCAAGAACCCTCAGTTGTACTTTGCCCGTCGTCTGAACGCAGCCATGAAGGGTGCTGGCACAGATGAAGACACTCTCATCCGCCTCATTGTGTGTCGGTCCGAG ATTGACCTGGAGACCATCAAGGACATGTACCTGGAGAAGTATGACGTGTCCCTGAAGGACGCGATCAAATCCGAGTGCGGCGGTGACTTCAAGCGCCTCTTGCTGGCTATCTGCCACTAA